A stretch of DNA from Ranitomeya variabilis isolate aRanVar5 chromosome 1, aRanVar5.hap1, whole genome shotgun sequence:
cgggattatgNNNNNNNNNNNNNNNNNNNNNNNNNNNNNNNNNNNNNNNNNNNNNNNNNNNNNNNNNNNNNNNNNNNNNNNNNNNNNNNNNNNNNNNNNNNNNNNNNNNNggtggatgaggatgaggaaaaagccaatatgctaaatgacttttcttcatcagtatttacaaaagaaaatcccatggcagacaaaaggactagtgataaaaattcccaattaaatgtcacctgcttaacctagcaggaagtacggcggcgtctaaaaatcactaaaattgacaaatctccgggcccggatgagatacaccctcgagtactgcaggattgatagaccattatttttaatctttaaagactccataataacagggtctgtaccacaggactggcgtatagcaaatgtggtgccaatattcaaaaaggggacaaaaactgaactctgtaattataggccagtaagcttaacctttactgtgggtaaaatcctggagggctttctaagggatgctatactggagtatctgaagaggtataacctcatgacccagtatcagcacgggtttactagggaccgttcatgtcagactaatttgatcagcttctatgaagaggtaagttccggactggaccaagggagcccagtggatgtagtgtatatggacttttcaaaagcttttgatacggtgccacacaaaaggttgttacataaaatgagaataatagggataggggaaaatatgtgtaagtggattgagagctggctcagggataggaaacaaagggtggttattaatggagcacactcggactgggtcgcggttagcagtggggtaccacaggggtcagtattgggccctcttcattttaacatatttattaatgaccttgtaggggacattcagagtagaatttcaatatttgcagatgacactaaactctgcagggtaatcaatacaggggaggacaatttaatattacaggatgatttatgtaaactagaagcttgggctgataaatggcaaatgagctttaatggggataaatgtaaggtcatgcacttgggtagaagtaataagatgtataactatgtgcttaattctaaaactctgggcaaaaccgtcaatgaaaaagacctgggtgtatgggtggatgacaaactcatattcagtggccagtgtcaggcagctgctacaaaggcaaataaaataatgggatgcattaaaagaggcatagatgctcatgaggagaacataattttacctctatacaagtcactagttcgaccacacttagaatactgtgcacagttctggtctccggtgtataagaaagacatagctgaactggagcgggtgcagagaagagcgaccaaggttattagaggactggggggtctgcaataccaagaaaggttattacacttggggctctttagtttggaaaaacgaagactaaggggttattttaatgtataaatatatgaggggacagtacaaagacctttctgatgatctttttaatcatagacctgagacagggacaagggggcatcctctacgtctggaggaaagaaggtttaagcataacagacgcggattctttactgtaagagcagtgagactatggaactctctgccgtatgatgttgtaattagtgattcattacttaaatttaagaggggactggatacctttctggaaaagtataatgttacagggtatatacactagattccttgatagggcgttgatccagggaactagtccgattgccgtatgtggagtcgggaaggaatttttttcccccaaggtggagcttactctttgccacatgggttttttttggcttcctctggatcaacatgttagggcatgttaggttaggctatgggttgaactagatggacttacagtcttccttcaaccctaataactatgtaactatgtaacttaccCAAAGGGTGTGCATGTCCGTATTTGCTGTCcttaaaaaacggattgcatagacatgaaaaatggacatgtgaaggtGCCTTACCTGTATGAAGGATTTCAGCTCAGTGTTCATGAAAGCCTCAAACTCTGTGTAATTCATCTGATTTGTGTCTCCTTTCTTGCCAGCGTAGTGTTGGAAAATGTGGATGATGGTTTCCATGGTGGACTCCATCTCTGATGGTTTGGTGGCAGAAACTGGATTCTAGGAAGAAAACATTAAATTGGATTATATTATTACATaaatcttagacctgatgagactggggTACTTACTATGAAGGCAGGTGGACAAAATCAGCAGCAAGGAGGAGCAAGTCAGACTAGATTGGTGGAATTTCAGCAGGAGACGAGGGATAAGATGTACCTGTCAATCAAGTTAGGTGGGACAGAGTGACACTGAAGGAAGGAGGGACACTGGGGAGAGGTCAACAAGGAGGGGCCATTGAGCAGAAACTCAGCATGAGGAGGGACACTTGGGGACTATCGATCAGGGTACACAGGCAGAGATTCAATAGCTTAGGAGGGCCAATGAAGAGCTGTGAATCTGACTAGGTGGGGGAGGATTCAGTAGCAATGAGGAGGGACAATGAAGATCTGTCAATTAGACTAGGTGGGGGAGGATTTAATTGCTTAGGAGGGACACTGAAGGGCTGTCAAACAGACTAAGAGGGGAAGGATTCATCAGCAatgaggagggacactgaagagctgtcaatcagactaggtggggAGAATTCATCAGCAATGAGGAGGGACAGTGAAGTGGTGTCATCAGGTTGGGTGGACAGGGTGAGTTTTAACATTCAAAAAGGATTGTATAACAGTCCTGACATGGTTTTAGATTTTCACAGTATGTACACCAGACTCACCAGGTCTGAGATAAACAGATATACAGAGGTTATTGAGCAATGGGTATATATAGGTGGTCTGGCACTAACATTGCGCTTTGTACCTTCTTTTCTGGAGGGCACTTGGCCAAGGCATCATTACAAGCTACCATCATCCCCCCGATGAGGTTGAGGAACTCTTGGAAATCCAATTCTTGGTCCTTTTTTCCGTCAGCAGAGCCATCTACCGATTTCATCATCTTCTGTAGGATGTTTGGGTCCTTCTGGCCCTCATGGAACAGAAAATTACATGAAGAACAGTTTAGTCTTGCTTTGTTCTTGTGGTCTATTATGTGCACTCTTTACTGGAGTGTCTTGATATGCAACGCTAGAGATGGTGACTAGGTAAATAAATAATTGGATCAGTCATTGTGATATGGCCAATAATGGCCACTGCTTCCTGTCTCAGTTACAGGAACTAATGGGGACAAGAAAATTCTAGATCGGAGGAATGATTGGGGCTCTAGTACTAAGGAATAGCAGCTGCATACCTGTCAGGGACAGAACCAGGCTTAGTATTTTGTGCAAATACTTCCCGATTCTGCACAGTCAGAGGTTATTCCAGGCTATTGGATCACCCATGAGGAGCTGCGTTATGACGTACATCCGCTGCTTAAATGAAATGGATGGGACTTGTGGGTAACTTACTTTGGTGAAGGAGGACAGCTCACTGTTCATGAAGTTCTCAAACTCTTTATAGCTCATTGAGGCTGCGCTCCCCTCCTTGCCAGCATATCTCTGGAAGATGGTGATGATCTTCTCCATGGAGCGCTCCATTTCGGTTGGAGGATTCTGCCTGTTTTGTGCCTAAGAGTGGAACACATTCCAGagctttttttaaccctttatcatGCAGATGAATAGCCCAAGCTCCTGGATACATCTACCCAGGACTAATGTTTGACAACTAACTGCGGACCCCATAGATCTGTGTCTCTCCCCTTAGTATGAAGGTTTGCATGTTAAGAGGCGGCAGTGGTCATTTTGCTGCTTGCCCATCTGACACTGGAAATTTCACTTTCAGGTGGTGTACTTTAGAGGCAACTGTTTCTATCTGATCTTGTACAGGTTCCATGGGGCGGTGGCTACATCATGCTGTCTCCCATACTGATGGTCTGTGAATCACAGGAATGTCAGGACTACCGGGGACATGCAGACACATGCCTAGTCACATACTTGACAGACACATGGAGAGGCAaagtcttttttaaaaaaaaaaaatcagtgtgttCTGACACTCTGCCTGGCTCACTATATCAGGCCTACACAAACTGGACAATGTTCACTAGTCACTGCAGCTTTAAAGCACCCTGAAAATGTGGTCCCAGACTTTCCCTAATCTTTCAACTAGAAGGTCTTGACAAGGCTAGAGACCAATATTTCACTCCAGGAGGCCCCCTAAGATCATTTCTGAGTCTTCAGCTCAGAAAACTCTGAAGCTGAATTAGTGTTGGTGTGATAGGGTTACAGTAGTAAATCTAATGACCGTAACTTCACTAGCTCTTAAGAAGAGTCTCATAAAATTATTGTACCCAACAGGGCCTCTTCTGCACCTTTCATCCAGAGAAGAGAGTAGACTCATGGAGAAAAAGTCTCCTTCTAAAAAACAGTGTGCTCCGCCCCCTGCTCGGTTTGACATAAAAGGACCCCACATAATGGACAATGCTCCATATCAGCTTACAGAAGCCTGAAGATGTGGCCTCAGAAGTTCCTCATTCTTCAAATAGAGACTCCAACCCAGGTTAGTAACCAACATCTCACTCCCAGAGGCCTGTGAGATATCCATCAAGGCTTCGACCAAGATAACTACCAGTGGAatggagtcgcccgccagggccctggggtactcggtaccgggtccagtcgcaagggggatgtcacggtggcaacccggtccgtggccctgggcgcccatgtaaaaggggaagttgaataaagtttatgttcgtgacgccacctgtggtattcggtcagtggggaccgacgctgctttaaggggtcctctggggtgatgttatggcagatagatggtaaaacttcccacaggtgaagtatatccccagggctcccggtgagtagatggaagatggtgaagtaaagaacgaggacacaggtttgcagtctctttacctggtttactgaagacttcaggcagccacagtccagggtaccagatcacagggcaggcagggtccagccggcttggaagcgaatccagagtcgccttttaccaggtgaagttaaaagccttcctctagcgcagtggtgttgtagtcccttactgcctgtggcttctgataaggtcctcacagttcttctctctgtcccccatataggatagggcaatacctgtatgacaggtaactcaagcctttttacagggactccatcacgccccaggctctatgtgttactgtgtcttcagctgtcctgccagtctctgatgtaagtcttagagtcccttacaacctcagtgtgccggctaccggttatctgcgctttgccagggagacagtctgcttgctgctatcctccccctggtgtcctcacCTGTGCATTGCTCTCCTTCACTCTCCCTgaacgatgtcctttccttctgtatctctatccaggagctgcagcactttctcttagctgcacggcccctcatacgttcttcctgcctcagtctgctctctggcactgactaactttccctccaaaaccacactatacagttgtggccaaaagtattggcacccatgCAAtgttgtcagataatactcagtttcttcctgaaaattattgcaaacacaaattctttggtattattatcttcatttaatttgtcttaaatgaaaaaacacaaaagagaatgaagcaaaacattgatcatttcacacaaaactccaaaaatgggccagacaaaagtattggcaccctcagcctaatacttggttgcacaatctttagccaaaataactgcgaccaaccgcttccggtaaccatcaatgagtttcttacaatgctctgctgaaattttagaccattcttctttggcaaactgctccaggtccctgatatttgaagggtgccttctccaaactgccatttttagatctctccacaggtgttctatgggattcaggtctggactcattgctgggtaccttagaagtctccagtgctttctctcaaaccattttctagtgctttttgaagtgtgttttgggtcattgtcctgctggaagacccctgacctctgagggagacccagctttcacaCACTGggctctacattatgctgcaaaatttgttggtagtcttcagacttcataatgccatgcacacagtcaagcagtccagtgccagaggcagcaaagcaaccccaaaacatcagggaacctccgccatgtttgactgtagggaccgtgtttttttctttgaatgcctctttattttctcctgtaaactgtatgttgatgcctttgcccaaaaagctcgacttttgtctcatctgaccagtgaACATTcaaaaaacgttttaggctttttcaggtaagttttggcaaactccagcctggcttttttatgtctcggggcaagaagtggggtcttcctgggtctcctaccatacagtcccttttcattccgacgccgacggatagtacgggttgacactgttgtaccctcggactgcagggcagcttgaacttgtttggatgttagtcgaggttctttatccaacatctgcacaatcgtgcattgaaatctcttgttaatttttcttttctgtccacatctagggaagttagccacagtgccatgggctttaaacttcttgatgacagtgcgcacggtagacacaagaacattcaggtctttggcgatggacttgtagccttgagattgctcatgcttcctcacaatttggtttctcaagtcctcagacagttctttggtcttctttcttttctccatgctcaatgtggtacacacaaggacaggacagaggttgagtcaactttaatccatgtcaactggctgcaagtgtgatttagttattgccaacacctgttaggtgccacaggtaagttacaggtgctgttaattacacaaattagagaagcatcacatgatttttcgaacagtgccaatacttttgtccaccccttttttatgtttggtgtggaattatatccaatttggctttaggacaattctttttgtgttttttcatttaagacaaattaaatgaagataccaAAAAAATTGTGttagcaatcattttcaggaagaaactgagtattatctgacagaattgcaggggtgtcaatacttttggccaaaaCTGTAAatgcatatgcaggggagtcacctaggaataggatcaaaagctccccttgtGGCCTGTagtatgaacatgttgtgtgtatggtggttatatCCTtcttcgcttccaaacgtaacatcactctccccttgaggaaagcaatgttactgtgacgaccaggaccctggggcgccacagaatAGTCTTGGGCTCACAGTGGTTGGTAAGGATTGGAGTGATGAAAATGATGACCACAAACTCACAGGAAGAGTCCCAAAAGATTATTGTGTCCTAACCAGGTGATGAACCTGATAACCAAACCTTTACTTGATCTCAAGAAGAGTCCTATATGATTATTGAGATGGTCCCGGCTTAGGATCATCTCTGCTGATTAACCCCCCAGAAAACAGAAAAGAACAACCACTATTATTATTatggcacttggcccagtgttaggaCAGTTCACGGATCCATCAGTAACTTTACTGTGACACAGAAATGAATTGATCCCTGCTATTTGGTTTTGAGCAATCACAAAGGATAAGTCACAGGAAGTTATGACAACCAGTAAATATTTCTTTGAAAATcaaaaaaaggaaatatttctAGGGAGTCACTCTGAGCTACTGCACCCCCGGGCATTAAAGAGCCAGTAACGTAAAGATTAGAATATTGCAACACATAGGAATTCTTCTGTATAGTGGGCACTACAGTCATCTAGCATAGCTGATAACAGGTGACAAATTTCATTCCCTTGTACGATTCGCAGCAATAGTCCATTATTTAAGTAAACGGTTTATAACTTGACCCTAATAAATATTAGCTCCAATAACAAAAACATGACCCAGAGGTTATCAGCGGCCCAACCCCACAGCGCTACTAGGGTCATTATTCCATAGTGACAGTTATAAGTCACACCCTTCCCTTCCATTGTACACAAAGACAGATAAGGGTGGAACAGTCATGTATATTATATAGCCATGACCGATAACAGCAGCAGAGATCACAGGAGACGGAAGGACCCCTGAACGAgacagtgttagggtatgtgtccacgttcaggaaacgctgcatttttgacgcagcgctgagccgcagcgtcaaaaacgcagcgtccagatgttacagcatagtggaggggatttaatgaaatcccgtctccactgtgcattaaaaaacgcatgcatttttcccgcaaaaacgcacatgcagtgcgttttttcagaacgcagcatgttgctacaatgagcaaaacacgcaggaacatcgcaggtgacctgccagtgacctcaggtgcatttttggtcaggattttacctgcataaaatcctgaccaaagcctgaagcaaacctgaccgtggacacataccctaaggaaatCACAAAACTGACTCTGGGGACAGCACATGATTCATATGACATCAGACACTATATGGTGACATAACAGTGCACATAATCCACGTACAACGTCATAATGAGATCACTAAAAATAAAACATGATATTATGAGGCTGTCGTTACATGGTGGGAGAAGTTTTTAGACTTGCAAAAGCACAGGTTGTAGACCACAGAACAACACGGTAATTTTGCAGAGATCCCATTTGCCCACCCAAATACTCCGAAAGTTTGCTGCAGAGCATTAAAGGTGCAGATACACAACACAAAACCAGCCAAAAGAACTACTCAAAAGAGGTTAACTCCATATCCCTGACTGGATGTGTGAAACTTCCTAAAAAATTTCCCCCACTGTGAAGCCGTACACTCACCATGGTGAACAGAGACCCTAGCGATGGTGCTGATGTGTAGGAACACGTCACAGAGCAGAGACCCCTGTGCTGCTGAGGAGGAAAGCGTCACAGAGCAGAGACCCCTTTGCTGCTCAGAAGGAAAAACTCTCAGCACTCGGGGAAACACAGACTCTGTGAGCAGACAGCCGCACCCAGAGGCCACCAGCCAACACCCTGCCCAATTTCTACATTCCTCTCTcccttggagaaaaaaaaaaaaagtgtctgaaCTGATGAGTAATCAGACTGCAACTTTGTGATTCACTTCCTCACTATTTCTAAGggctcctttagggtatgtgtccacgttcaggaaacgctgcgtttttgacgcagcgctgagccacagcgtcaaaaacgcagtgtccagatgttacagcatagtggaggggatttaatgaaatcccgtctccactgtgcattaaaaaaggcatgcgtttttcccgcaaaaaacacATATGcgatgcgttttttcagaacgcagcatgttgctacaatgagcaaaacacgcaggaataccgcaggtgacctgccagtgacctcaggtgcatttttggttaggattttacctgcataaaatcctgaccaaagcctgaagcaaacctgaacgtggacacatacccttagggtatgtgtccacggtcaggcttgcttcaggctttggtcaggattttatgcaagtaaaatcctgaccaaaactgcacctgaggtcactggcaggtcacctgcggtgtgcctgcgtgttttgctcattgtagcaacatgctgcgttttgaaaaaacgcaccgcatgtgcgttttcgcggcaaaaacgcatgcgttttttaacgcatagtggagtcgggatttcatgaaatcccctccactatgctgtaacatctggatgccgcgtttttgacgcagcagaaaaacgcagcgtcaaaaacgcagcgtttcctgaacgtggacacatacccttagggtatgtgttcacgttcaggatttggtcaggattttccatcagtatttgtaagccaaaaccaggagtggaacaattagaggaaaagtataatagaaacatatgcaccacttctgcatttatcacccactcctggttttggcttacaaatactgatgtaaaatcctgaccaaatcctgaacgtggacacataccgttagggtatgtgtccacgttcaggaaacgctgcgtttttgacgcagc
This window harbors:
- the LOC143766813 gene encoding uncharacterized protein LOC143766813; translated protein: MAQNRQNPPTEMERSMEKIITIFQRYAGKEGSAASMSYKEFENFMNSELSSFTKGQKDPNILQKMMKSVDGSADGKKDQELDFQEFLNLIGGMMVACNDALAKCPPEKKNPVSATKPSEMESTMETIIHIFQHYAGKKGDTNQMNYTEFEAFMNTELKSFIQTPQSSNNLGRSSLHPLQFSYVFLIHRRPELCTVF